The following coding sequences lie in one Onychomys torridus chromosome X, mOncTor1.1, whole genome shotgun sequence genomic window:
- the LOC118574680 gene encoding melanoma-associated antigen B4-like, translating to MPRGHKSKARAREKRRQLQDEAQGLKDAQAKADEKEESPSSSAHDSGDAVASTSTASFPQKSEFPGEAPSITAGKRVARRRSGKGAKGRREQSASCSSKAPQSAESLQNELVTRKAGMLMQYLLCKYKMKQPMNKGEMLKVINKRFREQFPEILNKASERIQLIFGLEVKQLKPNGSYYTLVSKLDPSIGGTLATGLPFPQNGLLMPLLGVIFLNGNHASEVEIWEFLNILGIYDGKVHTIFGEPRNLITKVLVKEKYLEYRRVANSEPPGYEFLWGPRAYAETTKMKILEFLAKVNGTVPQSFPSHYEEALRDEEERAKAKAVGKCGPTATDKAESKVTPGDSSCSSRN from the coding sequence ATGCCCAGGGGACATAAGAGTAAGGCCCGTGCTCGAGAGAAACGCCGCCAGCTCCAAGATGAGGCCCAGGGGCTCAAGGATGCTCAAGCAAAGGCAGACGAGAAAGAAGAGtcaccctcctcctctgctcaTGATTCTGGAGATGCTGTTGCAAGCACCTCTACTGCTAGCTTCCCTCAGAAGTCTGAATTTCCTGGTGAGGCACCTTCCATCACTGCTGGTAAACGTGTGGCCCGCAGAAGATCTGGTAAAGGTGCCAAAGGCCGAAGGGAGCAAAGTGCTAGTTGCAGCTCTAAGGCCCCACAGTCCGCTGAGAGCCTCCAGAATGAGCTTGTAACAAGGAAGGCAGGAATGCTGATGCAGTATCTGCTCTGCAAGTACAAAATGAAACAGCCAATGAATAAGGGAGAGATGCTGAAAGTCATCAACAAAAGATTCCGGGAGCAATTCCCTGAGATCCTCAATAAAGCCTCTGAGCGCATACAGCTCATATTTGGTCTTGAAGTGAAGCAGCTCAAGCCCAATGGTAGCTACTACACCCTTGTCAGCAAGTTAGATCCCAGCATTGGTGGGACTCTGGCCACTGGCTTGCCTTTTCCCCAAAATGGGCTTCTGATGCCTCTGCTGGGTGTGATCTTCTTAAATGGCAACCATGCCTCTGAGGTAGAGATCTGGGAATTCCTGAATATATTGGGAATCTATGATGGGAAGGTGCATACAATCTTTGGGGAGCCCCGAAACCTCATCACCAAAGTTTTGGTTAAGGAAAAGTACCTGGAGTACCGGCGGGTGGCAAACAGTGAGCCTCCAGGCTATGAGTTCCTCTGGGGTCCCCGAGCCTATGCTGAAACCACCAAAATGAAAATCCTGGAGTTTTTAGCCAAGGTCAATGGGACTGTTCCTCAGTCCTTCCCATCTCATTATGAAGAGGCTTtgagagatgaggaagagagagccaaGGCTAAAGCTGTAGGCAAGTGTGGCCCTACTGCCACAGACAAGGCAGAGTCTAAAGTCACACCTGGTGACTCCTCTTGCTCCTCAAGAAATTAG